Proteins encoded by one window of Manihot esculenta cultivar AM560-2 chromosome 10, M.esculenta_v8, whole genome shotgun sequence:
- the LOC110624591 gene encoding glucomannan 4-beta-mannosyltransferase 9, whose product MDHLSSESVIFDSYGFSGQVGMIWQVVKAPLIVPVLKLLVMICLVMSIMLFIERVYMGVVIAFVKLFGRKPNKRYKWEAIKDDIELGNSAYPMVLVQIPMYNEKEVYQLSIGAACGLSWPSDRIIIQVLDDSTDPAIKSLVEMECQRWANKGINIKYEIRDNRNGYKAGALKEGMKHSYVKQCDYVAIFDADFQPEPDFLWRTIPFLLHNPHIALVQARWKFVNSDECLMTRMQEMSLDYHFTVEQEVGSSTYAFFGFNGTAGVWRISALNEAGGWKDRTTVEDMDLAVRASLKGWKFVYIADLKVKNELPSTFKAYRYQQHRWSCGPANLFKKMAMEIIRNKKVSMWKKFYVIYSFFFVRKIVAHIVTFLFYCVVLPATVLVPEVEVPKWGYVYIPSTITLLNAVGTPRSLHLLIFWVLFENVMSMHRTKATFIGLLEAGRVNEWVVTEKLGDALKIKSTTKASRKPRLRIGERMHMQELGVGAYLFFCGCYDFAFGKNSYFIYLFLQSMAFFISGIGYVGTFVPTS is encoded by the exons ATGGATCATCTTTCTTCTGAGAGTGTCATCTTTGATTCATATGGTTTCAGTGGCCAAGTTGGTATGATTTGGCAAGTAGTGAAAGCACCATTAATTGTGCCTGTCTTGAAATTATTGGTGATGATATGCTTAGTCATGTCAATAATGCTCTTCATTGAAAGAGTTTACATGGGTGTTGTCATAGCTTTTGTGAAGTTGTTTGGAAGGAAACCAAATAAGAGATATAAATGGGAGGCTATCAAGGATGATATTGAGCTTGGCAATTCTGCTTATCCTATGGTTCTTGTTCAAATTCCTATGTACAATGAAAAAGAG GTTTATCAATTGTCTATAGGAGCTGCGTGTGGGCTTTCATGGCCGTCTGATCGAATCATAATCCAAGTGCTTGATGATTCAACTGACCCTGCCATTAAG AGCTTGGTGGAAATGGAATGCCAGAGATGGGCAAACAAAGGAATAAATATAAAGTATGAGATAAGAGATAACAGAAATGGGTACAAAGCAGGAGCTCTTAAAGAAGGAATGAAACACAGCTATGTGAAACAATGCGACTATGTGGCAATTTTTGATGCTGATTTCCAGCCTGAGCCTGACTTCCTTTGGCGCAccattccttttcttcttcacaaTCCTCACATTGCTCTTGTTCAAGCTCGCTGGAAATTTG TTAATTCTGATGAATGCTTAATGACAAGGATGCAAGAAATGTCATTGGATTACCATTTCACTGTGGAGCAAGAAGTGGGCTCTTCAACTTATGCCTTCTTTGGATTCAATG GAACTGCTGGTGTATGGAGAATTTCAGCTCTCAATGAAGCAGGAGGATGGAAGGATAGAACAACAGTGGAAGATATGGATTTGGCTGTCAGGGCAAGTCTTAAAGGTTGGAAGTTCGTTTATATTGCTGACCTCAAG GTGAAAAATGAATTACCAAGCACATTCAAAGCTTACAGATACCAGCAACACAGATGGTCTTGTGGCCCTGCAAATCTTTTCAAGAAAATGGCAATGGAAATAATTAGAAACAAG AAAGTGTCAATGTGGAAGAAGTTTTATGTGATCTACAGTTTCTTCTTCGTTAGAAAGATTGTGGCTCATATTGTCACATTCCTGTTTTATTGTGTTGTTTTGCCTGCGACTGTTTTGGTTCCTGAAGTAGAAGTTCCAAAGTGGGGTTATGTCTATATTCCTTCTACTATTACTCTCCTCAATGCTGTTGGAACTCCAAG ATCACTTCATCTATTGATTTTTTGGGTGCTGTTTGAGAATGTAATGTCTATGCATAGAACCAAGGCTACATTTATAGGTTTGTTGGAGGCTGGGAGAGTGAATGAATGGGTTGTTACTGAAAAGCTTGGAGATGCTCTCAAGATTAAGTCAACTACTAAAGCTTCCAGGAAACCTCGCCTCAGGATTGGAGAAAG AATGCATATGCAAGAGCTTGGTGTGGGAGCCTATCTCTTCTTTTGTGGGTGCTATGATTTTGCCTTTGGAAAGAACAGTTACTTCATATACCTGTTTCTCCAATCCATGGCCTTCTTCATTTCAGGAATTGGGTATGTTGGGACCTTTGTCCCCACCTCTTAG